One Nostoc sp. CENA543 genomic window, GTAGGGCGAGCAGTTTTCGTCATCATTATTGTTGTGATTGCTTTGTCATTCATCAACCCTAATGAGCCAGCAGTCGCATCATTGTGGAGATTAATATCATTTCCTCTCAAACCGTTGGGAGCTTCAGTGTTAATGTTGATGTTTGCGGCACAAAAAATCAAAGCTGGTGGAATTGATAAACCGGCAGGATATTTAGTAGGTTGGTCACTAGCAATTTTACTTTTATCCAGCACACCAGCGATCGCCTATTTTTTGGTCAGAGCGCCCTTAGTCACTCAAGAAGCAATGATTCCTCGTTCTGAGTTAGTCGCATCACAACCAGAAACAATTGTGGCTTTAGAAATCCCAAGCAATGCCACACAAGTTACAGATGTTACCGGGAATGGCATTTTACCCAGTTCTAGAATCAGTCAGACAGATTTAGCATTCAATTACTGGCAAACCCAAATTCCCCCCTACCTCATGCAAAATCCTCAACAAATCAGAGAACGAGGCCTACGGATAGAAGATTTTGTACCTAGTGCCGAAACACTGCAACTTACAACCCAAGTCTGGGAAAGTTATCTCAATCAGGTTTACACTTTCTTGCGTGGTCGTCGGGGATAGAGGCAATAGTCAATCGATACTATGTATACTGAGGGCTGTATTGGGACTGGGGACGAATCAATTCAAAATTCAAAATTCAAAATTCAAAATTCAAGAAGGATTGCTCCCCTTGCTCCCTCTGCTCCCTGCTTTCTGCCTTCTGACTTCTGCCTTACTTCCATGCAAAAATCTCGGCGAATTGCAAAAATCGGTGCTTATCTACGTCCCCACTTGCGAGATGCAACGTTGGGGATTTTGGCTTTGTTGTCTGTCAACGCATTAGGTGTTTATATTCCTTGGTTAATTCGCGCTTGTGTTGATCAAATTGCGAAAAACTTTAGCTGGCAGGAAATACTACGTTATGTTGTAATCATTGTTTTACTCAGTTCGGCGATGTGGTTGATTCGCATGGCTTCGCGTCTGTGGATATTTGGCGTAGGGAGACAAGTAGAATTTGACCTCAAACAAAAGATTTTTGAACATTTACTGCAATTAGAGCCAGCTTATTTTGCCACTAATACTATTGGTGATTTAATCAGCAGGGCTACTAGTGATGTAGACAATGTGCGGCGGTTGTTGGGTTTTGCGGTGTTAAGTTTAAGTAATACAGTGTTTGCTTATGCCTTAACACTGCCAGCAATGTTAGCAATTAGCGTCAATCTCACATTGGCTGCTATTGCAATGTATCCTTTTATGTTTCTGTTGGTACATTTATTTAGCAATCGGCTACGTCAGAAACAAGCCAAAGTCCAAGAGAAAATCTCTGATATTAGTGAACTCATCCAAGAAGATATGAGTGGCATGGCTTTAATTAAAATCTATGCCCAAGAAGCAAATGAACGTCGAGCCTTTGCTCAAAAAAATCAAGAATTATTAGAGGCAAACTTAGCATTAGCGAAAATTCGCAATATTTTGTTCCCTCTGATTGGTGGTTTAGCGGGGTTAAGTTCACTCATCATTATTTGGTTAGGAACAGCACAAATTACAACTGGTAATTTGGCGGTTGGTGATTTTTTGGCGTTATTAATTTATGTAGAAAGGTTAGTTTTTCCCACGACTTTGTTAGGTTTTACTATTACTGCCTATCAACGGGGGGAAGTGAGTATAGACCGCTTAGAAGCGATATTTAGCGTCCAACCCAAGATTAAAGATAGTCATGATGCCATTCATTTACCTTTAGCTGAAGTCAAAGGAGAATTAACAGCGAAAAATCTCAGTTTTAGTTATCCAGGAGCAAGGCAATCAGCTTTAGATCGTATTAATTTTACAATTCACCCTGGGGAAACAGTCTCCATTGTGGGGGCAATTGGTTCAGGAAAGTCTACTTTGGCTAATGCTTTACCGCGATTGTTAGATATTGCCCCAGGACAGTTATTTTTAGATGGGGTGGATATTACCAAGATAGCTTTAACTGATTTACGCAGTGCGATCGCCTACGTACCTCAAGATAGCTTCTTATTCAGCACTACCATCAAAAATAATATCCGCTACGGCAGTCCCGAAAGTGACCAGTTAAATATAGAATCTGTGGCGAAATCAGCCCAAATTCACCCAGAAATCATGAACTTCCCCCAACAGTATGAAACCATCGTAGGGGAAAGGGGAATTACTCTTTCTGGCGGTCAGCGACAACGCACAGCTTTAGCAAGGGCGATGTTAGTCAATGCACCAGTGTTAATTTTAGATGATGCCCTTTCGAGTGTAGATAATCAAACTGCTACCCAAATCCTCAATCATTTAGCCAGTGGTGTAGGACGCAAAACCGTAGTATTTATCACTCACCAACTTTCGGCGGCGGCAGCAGCTGACCGAATTTTCGTCATGGATAAAGGTAAAATCGTCCAAGTAGGCAATCATCTAGAACTGATGCAGCAAGAAGGAATGTATCGCCAACTCTGGAGTCAGCATCAGGTAGAAGAATTATTGCGATAGGGGCATAGGGCATAGGGCAAGCAGGAAGTGTGGGAGGGGTGGGAGGTGTGGGAGGATAGGGAAGAAATCTTTCCCCCTCTCTCCCCACACTCCCCACACTTCCCCATCTTCCCAGTCCCCAATCCCCACCCTAGCGGAAAGTCTAATGGTCATCGCTGCCAAATCAGGGTAGTATGCGATGCCAGAAGCGCGATCGCTAGGGGTTTTTAGTTGTGGTTTATGCACAAATCAAAGCCAAGTTAACTGGACTTTTTCCCCAGTCACCAGGGGTAGAAGTTGCTAATAATGGTGTTGTTCCTGGGGAAATGAGTGTTGTACCACAAATTCCTTTGGGGGTTGATGAGGTATATAAGCGTTATGTTTGTGAGAACAGCAACCCTTTAACTTGTGCATGGACGCAAAAAAGCCTGGAACAAGACCCCACGGCGAAACAATGCCTTAATTGCGGTTTTCCGGCGATTTTACCCCCCAAAACTGAAATTCGCGGCTATCGGGGACGATACCGCATAGATGGCTTTTTGGGAGGACGGGGAATGGGACGCTTGTACCAAGGTGTGCAGCTTGCAGACCAGCAGCCTGTGGTCATTAAGGAATATCTTTTACCACAACGGGTTTTTAATCAAGAGGAAACCAGGGAAAAAAAACAGGCTTTTGAACGGTTGGCGGGTTTAAGTTTAGCTGATGGTCGAGTTCAGGATATCCGCTTGATTTTACCTTGGGATGCGATCGCTGATCCCACAGCCGAGCGTTGTTATCTTGTCACCACTGGTATTCAAGATACCTATCCCACTTTGCGGAAGTATCTTCATGAACATGGTGCAATGAATGAAAACGAGGTTTATCATGTGCTGAACCAAGTGCTGCAAACATTGCAATTTCTCCACGGTCAAAAATTTACCTTACCTTCCGGTCAAGTACAACAAGGAATTGCACATGGTAATCTCAGTTTAGATAGTTTGTTATTAATTGCCCATGAACTAGAGTTTTTTACCCATGTTTGTGATTTAGCAGTTTGGGAAACTTTATTTGAATTACCTAATACTAAACAAAGCTCACCTACATTTACTCAAGATTTAAAAAATTTAGGATATATCGCTTTTTATTTATTATCTGGAAATACTGTAGACTCCAATAATCAAGCACTTGACCCGAAAATAGAACAGCATTGGCCGTCGGTGAGACAGGAATTTCAGGCTTTTCTGTTTCGCTTGTTAGAACTAGATAAACCATTTATTAGTGCCGAAGAAGCCAGACAAGCACTGATTCAAATTACACCAGTTACTCAAAACCAAGTTTTAGTCATAGAAGGGGAAGAAGAAACTAAAAAAACTTTTCATCCTCTTTATTGGTTATTGCTAAGTCTTTTAGGATTAGCATTTTTGGCTGGAATTATTTGGTTATTAATCAAAATATTTTATAAGCCAGAAGTGACTACACAAGATGCGGTAGTTTGTTGTTTAAAAGATGTGCCTGGTGTACCTCCAGGTAAATACAATTATACGGGCGAAAAATCGGCTACTTGGAGTTATATTTTACAGCAAAGCAATTTAATTTTACAAAATCAAACTTTAGAAGAGAAGCTCAAAGAGAGCCAACCTAAACTACAAATTAATTATCGACCAGAAGAGAAATTAGAAATAGCGATCGCTAAGGTTCAATCTGGTCAGTATAATTTTGCTGTGACTAATTTGGTTAATCAATTACCACAACAAATGAGATATAAAGAATTTGCCTATGACGGCTTGGTAGTTTTTGTGGCTTTTAGCTACTCTCAACGAGACCAAAATTTACCTGAACCCTTGCGGGGTCAAATTAGTCTTGAGCAATTGCGAAATTTATATACAGGCAAAATTAAATATTGGAATCAATTAAATCCTCAGTTACCTAAATTACGTGTAAATTTATATATACCCTCAGAAGCAGAAGCAGTAAATATTTTTAAAGAAAGAGTTTTAAAAGAACCTAATGCTATAGATACATTTGAGCGACTACAAAAAATAAATAACCAGCAGGATACATTTACAGATAATGAGCCTATAGTAATTACTCGCTTGCATACCTTAGAAATGGTGAGAAGGATTTTACAAGATTTTGAAAAAGACGATAAAAATCAAGCTGAAAGGATTGGCAGTATAGGTTTTGCGACACTTAGTCAAGTATTTGGACAGTGTTCCGTATATCCTTTAGCCATCGTAGATGGTAATCAAGAAGCTGTACAATCTTTAGTCCAGAGTGATACAAATAAACCGATAAATCCCAAGACAGACTTATGTGATGATAAAGGAAGTTATAGTCCTAATCTTGAAGTTTTCAAGAACGGAACTTATCCCCTGAGTTATCCAATGGTTGTAGTTTATCTAGGAGATAATAGCCGTCCTCCCATTGGACAAAAATTTGCTGAAATGCTCAAAACGCAAGAAGTACAGAATCTCTTAGAACAAACTGGATTAGTACCTTTACAAAAAAACAATAAGTAATATGAAAGATGCAGACAAACAGATATTACTAGCAAAACTAGCAGGTAAAATTTTAGGCGATCGGCAATTATTAGGAATGCTTGGCGATAGAGTTTATGAGTTAATGCTAGAAGAATTACGTCTGACAAAAGAGCGCAATAGAAATTAATTAAGAGGTAAATAATGACTAATACTGCTCGCGAATTAAATTATGTAACCACTAATAGATTTTATGTAGAAATGGAAAGCAGTATCACCGCTTGCTTTACCGAATGTCAAGGATTAGGTGTGACAGTCAAAACAGAGAAATTCTCCGAAGGTGGTGTAAATGATCAACAAAGAGTGCTGTTAAACCCAGCAGAGTTTTCTGATGTCACACTGAAGCGAGGAATTACTAATGATTTAACCTTCTGGACTTGGATGAGTCAAATTTTGAGTAGTGTTGGTGCTAACGCTAAACAACGTCGTAACGTCAATATTTTATTATTTAACCAAGCTGGAGAAATTATGCAATGTTGGACTCTGATTGGTGCTGTTCCTATTGGATGGAAAGCACCCAGTTTTAGCGCAGAATCCAACACAGTAGCTATTGAAGAATTGACCTTAACCTATGAAGGCTTAAAAGTTGATAAGACTAGAGCAGGCGGTGCATCCATTTTATCAGGTCGAGATAGTGCGGGATATTTTTCTAGTAACTAGATTAGTGATTTATGACAGATAAATTAGCAGCTAATTTTGGTGAGTACCCAGAACTAGGAATTAAAAAACCATTACTTCCTCATAAGCCTTTGGGACAAAAATTAATCAGACCTAAATTTTTGTCGCCTTTAGGTTATCAATCTCTATCAAGTTTTGATAATTTAATATTTTCTGATTTTGAACTGACAGATGATACTTCTTCTAGTAATTTAAGTGCCACACAATTTTCATCTGAATCTCAGCCTGCGAATTTAAAACAATCGAATTTAACCTTACAAAGATTTCCTAATAACAATAAATTTATCACTCTTAATGTTCCAGATAATTTAGTTATTCAACCACAACGAGAAAATCAGCCTTCTATTTCCAGTTCACCAGAAATCACATCAACAACACCAACAAATTCTGCACCTGAAACCACAGTTATTCAGCCACAACGAGAAAATCATTCATCCGTTGATAATTCAGCAGCATTATCGCACTCAGAAATAATTACATCCAATACCACTAACTCAACACCTGAAATCACATTAATTCAACCACAACGAGAAAATCAGCCATCAGTTGAAAGTTCACCAGAAATCACATCAACATCAACATATTCGGTGACGGAAACCACATTAATTCAGCCGCAAATGGAGAATTATCAAGCAGTTGGTAATTCAGAAGCATTATCACACTCAGAAGTAACTACATCAAACACAACTAACTCAACACCTGAAACCACAGTTATTCAGCTACAACTGGAAAATCAGCCATCAGTTGAAAGTTCACCAGAAATCACATCGAAAACATCAACAAATTCTGCACCTGAAAACACAGTTATTCAGCCACAACGAGAAAATCATTCATCGGGTGATAATTCAGCAGCATTATCGCACTCAGAAGTAATTACATCCAATACAACTAACTCAACACATGAAACCACGTTAATTCAAGCAAAACGGGAAAATCAGCCATCAGTTGAAAGTTCCGCAGAAATCACATCAACACCAACGCATTCGGCGACGGAAACCACACTAATTCAGCCGCAAATGGAGAATTATCAAGCAGTTGGTAATTCAGAAGCATTATCACATTCAGAAGTAACTACATCAAACACAACTAACTCAACACCTGAAACCACAGTTATTCAGCTACAACTGGAAAATCATCCATCGGGTGGTAATTCGGAAGCATTATCGCACTCAGAAGTAATTACATCAAACACAACCAACTCAACACCTGAAATCACATTAATTCAACCACAACGAGGAAATCAGCCATCAGTTGAAAGTTCCGCAGAAATCACATCGAAAACATCAACAAATTCTGCACCTGAAACCACATTCATTCAGCCACAACGAGAAAATCATTCATCAGTTGATAATTCAGCAGCATTATCGCACTCAGAAGTAATTACACCCAATACAACTAACTCAACACCTGAAACCACATCAATTCAACCGCAACGAGAAAATCAGCCTTCCATTTCCAGTTCACCAGAAATCACATCAAAAACATCAACAAATTCTGCACCTGAAACCACATTCATTCAGCCACAACGAGAAAATCATTCATCAGGTGATAATTCAGCAGCATTATCGCACTCAGAAGTAATTACACCCAATACAACTGACTCAAAACCTGAAACCACATTAATTCAAGCAAAACCGGAAAATCAGCCATCAGTTGAAAGTTCACCAGAAATCACATCAAAAACATCAACAAATTCTGCACCTGAAACCACAGTTATTCAGCCACAACTGAAAAATAATTCATCAGGTGATAATTCAGCAGCATTATCGCACTCAGAAGTAATTACATCCAATACAACTAACTCAACACCTGAAACCGCATTAATTCAACCACAACGAGAAAATCAGCCATCAGTTGAAAGTTCACCAGAAATCACATCGAAAACATCAACAAATTCTGCACCTGAAACCACATTCATTCAGCCACAACGAGAAAATCATTCATCAGTTGAAAATTCAGCAGCATTATCGCACTCAGAAGTAATTACACCCAATACAACTAACTCAACACCTGAAACCACGTTAATTCAAGCAAAACGGGAAAATCAGCCATCAGTTGAAAGTTCCGCAGAAATCACATCAACATCAACATATTCGGCGACGGAAACCACATTAATTCAGCCGCAAATGGAGAGTTATCAAGCAGTTGGTAATTCAGAAGCATTATCACATTCAGAAGTAGCTACATCAAACACAACTAACTCAACACCTGAAACCACAGTTATTCAACCACAACTGGAAAATCATTCATCAGTTGATAATTCAGGAGTATTATCGAGCTCAGAAGTAATTACACCCAATACAACTGACTCAACACCTGAAACCACAGTTATTCAGCCACAACGAGAAAATCATTCATCAGTTGAAAATTCAGCAGCATTATCGCACTCAGAAGTAATTACACCCAATACAACTAACTCAACACCTGAAACCACGTTAATTCAACCGCAACGAGAAAATCAGCCTTCCATTTCCAGTTCACCAGAAATCACATCAAAAACATCAACAAATTCTGCACCTGAAACCACAGTTATTCAGCCACAACGAGAAAATCATTCATCAGTTGATAATTCAGCAGCATTATCGCACTCAGAAGTAATTACACCCAATACAACTAACTCAACACCTGAAACCACGTTAATTCAACCGCAACGAGAAAATCAGCCTTCCATTTCCAGTTCACCAGAAATCACATCAAAAACATCAACAAATTCTGCACCTGAAATCACATTAATTCAACCACAACGAGAAAATCATTCATCAGTTGATAATTCAGCAGCATTATCGCACTCAGAAATAATTACATCCAATACCACTAACTCAACACCTGAAATCACATTAATTCAACCACAACGAGAAAATCAGCCATCAGTTGAAAGTTCACCAGAAATCACATCAAAAACATCAACAAATTCTGCACCTGAAACCACAGTTATTCAACCACAACGAGAAAATCATTCATCAGGTGATAATTCAGCAGCATTATCGCACTCAGAAGTAATTACACCCAATACAACTGACTCAAAA contains:
- a CDS encoding ABC transporter ATP-binding protein, yielding MQKSRRIAKIGAYLRPHLRDATLGILALLSVNALGVYIPWLIRACVDQIAKNFSWQEILRYVVIIVLLSSAMWLIRMASRLWIFGVGRQVEFDLKQKIFEHLLQLEPAYFATNTIGDLISRATSDVDNVRRLLGFAVLSLSNTVFAYALTLPAMLAISVNLTLAAIAMYPFMFLLVHLFSNRLRQKQAKVQEKISDISELIQEDMSGMALIKIYAQEANERRAFAQKNQELLEANLALAKIRNILFPLIGGLAGLSSLIIIWLGTAQITTGNLAVGDFLALLIYVERLVFPTTLLGFTITAYQRGEVSIDRLEAIFSVQPKIKDSHDAIHLPLAEVKGELTAKNLSFSYPGARQSALDRINFTIHPGETVSIVGAIGSGKSTLANALPRLLDIAPGQLFLDGVDITKIALTDLRSAIAYVPQDSFLFSTTIKNNIRYGSPESDQLNIESVAKSAQIHPEIMNFPQQYETIVGERGITLSGGQRQRTALARAMLVNAPVLILDDALSSVDNQTATQILNHLASGVGRKTVVFITHQLSAAAAADRIFVMDKGKIVQVGNHLELMQQEGMYRQLWSQHQVEELLR
- a CDS encoding substrate-binding domain-containing protein; translation: MVYAQIKAKLTGLFPQSPGVEVANNGVVPGEMSVVPQIPLGVDEVYKRYVCENSNPLTCAWTQKSLEQDPTAKQCLNCGFPAILPPKTEIRGYRGRYRIDGFLGGRGMGRLYQGVQLADQQPVVIKEYLLPQRVFNQEETREKKQAFERLAGLSLADGRVQDIRLILPWDAIADPTAERCYLVTTGIQDTYPTLRKYLHEHGAMNENEVYHVLNQVLQTLQFLHGQKFTLPSGQVQQGIAHGNLSLDSLLLIAHELEFFTHVCDLAVWETLFELPNTKQSSPTFTQDLKNLGYIAFYLLSGNTVDSNNQALDPKIEQHWPSVRQEFQAFLFRLLELDKPFISAEEARQALIQITPVTQNQVLVIEGEEETKKTFHPLYWLLLSLLGLAFLAGIIWLLIKIFYKPEVTTQDAVVCCLKDVPGVPPGKYNYTGEKSATWSYILQQSNLILQNQTLEEKLKESQPKLQINYRPEEKLEIAIAKVQSGQYNFAVTNLVNQLPQQMRYKEFAYDGLVVFVAFSYSQRDQNLPEPLRGQISLEQLRNLYTGKIKYWNQLNPQLPKLRVNLYIPSEAEAVNIFKERVLKEPNAIDTFERLQKINNQQDTFTDNEPIVITRLHTLEMVRRILQDFEKDDKNQAERIGSIGFATLSQVFGQCSVYPLAIVDGNQEAVQSLVQSDTNKPINPKTDLCDDKGSYSPNLEVFKNGTYPLSYPMVVVYLGDNSRPPIGQKFAEMLKTQEVQNLLEQTGLVPLQKNNK
- a CDS encoding phage tail protein gives rise to the protein MTNTARELNYVTTNRFYVEMESSITACFTECQGLGVTVKTEKFSEGGVNDQQRVLLNPAEFSDVTLKRGITNDLTFWTWMSQILSSVGANAKQRRNVNILLFNQAGEIMQCWTLIGAVPIGWKAPSFSAESNTVAIEELTLTYEGLKVDKTRAGGASILSGRDSAGYFSSN